The following nucleotide sequence is from Streptomyces sp. NBC_00237.
CCCTGTAGTGGTGTCCAGTTGGGACGGAAGGGGGACGGGCCGCTACTTCACCGCGCCCGCCATCACGCCCGACACGAACTGCTTCTGGAACGCGAAGAAGACGATCAGCGGGATCACCATCGAGACGAACGCGCCCGGCGCGAGGACGTCGATGTTGTTGCCGAACTGGCGGACCTGCTGCTGGAGCGCCACCGTGATCGGCGGGTTGGTGGCATCCGCGAAGATCAGCGCGATCAGCATGTCGTTCCACACCCACAGGAACTGGAAGATGCCCAACGAGGCGATGGCCGGGCCGCCCAGCGGCATGACCACCCGCGTGAACAGCCGGATCTCGCCCGCCCCGTCGAGCCGTGCCGCCTCCAGGAGTTCGCGCGGGATCTCCGCGAAGAAGTTCCGCAGCAGGAAGATCGCGAAGGGGAGCCCGAAGGCGACGTGGAAGAGGACCACGCCGAACGTCGTCTCGAAGATGCCGACCACGCCGAACAGCTTCGCCACCGGTACGAGCGCCACCTGCACCGGCACCACCAGCAGCCCCACGACCAGCAGGAACCACCAGTCGCGGCCGGGGAAGTCCAGCCACGCGAAGGCGTATCCGGCGAGCGCGCCGATCACTACGACCAGCACCGTCGCCGGGACGGTGATCAGGGCCGTGCTCAACAGGGAGTCGAGGACGGTGTCGTTCTGGAGGATCGCCGAGTAGTTCTCGAAGGTCAGCTCGGCGGGCTTGGTGAAGACCTGCCACCAGCCGGTCGCCGCGATGTCGGCGGAGTCACGCAGCGACGAGATCAGCAGCCCGATCGTCGGCATCAGCCAGAACAGCCCGACGACGATCAGGAAGACCCGCATCACCCCGCCGCCCGCCACGGCCGCGATCCGGCCGGGCAGGGACCGCTTCGCCTTGACGATGTCCGTGTTGACCGTCATCGGTCCCGCTCCTTCCGCATGCGGCGGATATTGAAGAGCATCACCGGAATCACCAGCAACAGCAGGAACACCGCGATGGCGCTGCCGATGCCCAGGTCGGCATCAGTACCGAAGGACGACTGGTACAGCTGGAGGGCCAGGACGTTGGCGTCGTCGAGCGAGTTGCCCGGCGCGATGATGAACACCAGGTCGAAGATCTTCAGGACGTTGATCATCAGCGTGACCGTGACGACCGCGAGCACCGGCGCGAGCAGCGGCACCGTGATCCGGCGGAACACCTGCCACTCGTTCGCCCCGTCGACCCGTGCCGCTTCGAGGAGTTCGCGAGGCAGACCCGCCAGTCCTGCCGCGATCAGCACCATCGCGAATCCGGCCCACATCCACACGTACGAGCCGATGATGGCCGGAGTCACCACGTTCGGCCCGAGCCAGTCGACGCCGTTGTACTGCTCGCGGAAGTTGCTCGCGGGCAACCGGAGTTCGGCGCCCGCGGCGTTCGCGGAGAGCGAGAAGGAGCCGTCGGCCGCCGCCTGGGTGGACTCGACGACCGTGCCTTCCTTGACCGCCTCGATCTTCAGGCCCCGCAGGCCGGACTCCGAGCTGTCGATGACGTTCGGCTTGCCGCCGCCGCCCTTGGTGAAGTCCAGCCACGCCGTGCCGGTGACCCGGTCGGGCGAGGTCGCCGGGGCCTTCGCGGGCTGCACGTCCTTCGGCATCTGGGCGGGGGCGACACCGATCAGCGGCAGATTGACCTGCTGGCCGAGGCGTACCGGCTCCTTGGTGATGTACGCGCCGCCGCCCGCCGCCTTCAGCGGGTGCACCGGGAGCGGCCTGGCCTTGGGGTAGCTGGAGGACTCGGCGAACGTGTCGTGCACGCCCACCCACACCGCGTTCGCGACGCCTCGGTCCGGGTCCTGCTCGTACACCAGCCGGAAGATGATGCCCGAGGCCAGCATCGAGATCGCCATCGGCATGAAGACGATCAGCTTGAACGCCGTTCCCCAGCGCACCCGTTCGGTGAGCACCGCGAAGATCAGGCCCAGGGCGGTGGAGACCGTCGGGGCCACGACCACCCAGATCAGGTTGTTCTTGATCGCGGTGAGGATGGTGTTGTCGGTGAAGAGGCTGACGTAGTTGTCGAATCCCGCGAAGCCGGTGCCCGCCTTGTCGAAGAAGCTGCGGTAGACCGAGAATCCGATCGGGTAGACCACGAGCGCGCCCAGCAGGATCAGCGCGGGCAGCAGGAAGCCGACCGCGATGAGTTTGCGTGTGCCTGTCACGCTCTTGTGCTTGCCGGGGGTGGCGGGGGGCGGCGTCACGCGCGCCGCGCCCCCCGCGGTCGGGGTGGTCACGGCGTCAGTTCTTG
It contains:
- a CDS encoding carbohydrate ABC transporter permease; translated protein: MTVNTDIVKAKRSLPGRIAAVAGGGVMRVFLIVVGLFWLMPTIGLLISSLRDSADIAATGWWQVFTKPAELTFENYSAILQNDTVLDSLLSTALITVPATVLVVVIGALAGYAFAWLDFPGRDWWFLLVVGLLVVPVQVALVPVAKLFGVVGIFETTFGVVLFHVAFGLPFAIFLLRNFFAEIPRELLEAARLDGAGEIRLFTRVVMPLGGPAIASLGIFQFLWVWNDMLIALIFADATNPPITVALQQQVRQFGNNIDVLAPGAFVSMVIPLIVFFAFQKQFVSGVMAGAVK
- a CDS encoding carbohydrate ABC transporter permease; its protein translation is MTPPPATPGKHKSVTGTRKLIAVGFLLPALILLGALVVYPIGFSVYRSFFDKAGTGFAGFDNYVSLFTDNTILTAIKNNLIWVVVAPTVSTALGLIFAVLTERVRWGTAFKLIVFMPMAISMLASGIIFRLVYEQDPDRGVANAVWVGVHDTFAESSSYPKARPLPVHPLKAAGGGAYITKEPVRLGQQVNLPLIGVAPAQMPKDVQPAKAPATSPDRVTGTAWLDFTKGGGGKPNVIDSSESGLRGLKIEAVKEGTVVESTQAAADGSFSLSANAAGAELRLPASNFREQYNGVDWLGPNVVTPAIIGSYVWMWAGFAMVLIAAGLAGLPRELLEAARVDGANEWQVFRRITVPLLAPVLAVVTVTLMINVLKIFDLVFIIAPGNSLDDANVLALQLYQSSFGTDADLGIGSAIAVFLLLLVIPVMLFNIRRMRKERDR